The Bradyrhizobium sp. B097 genome contains the following window.
GGTGCGCTAGCACCAGACCCGGAATCTCGAGATTCCGGGTTCGATGCTGACGCATCGCCCCGGAATGACAGCCAGAGCGAGACCAATGACCTTCGACCACGACATCAAGGCGACCGTTCGCACCATCACGGACTACCCGAAGAAGGGCATCCTGTTCCGCGACATCACGACGCTGCTCGCCGATGCCCGCGCCTTCCGCCGTGCGGTCGACGAACTGGTGCATCCCTGGGCGGGGGCGAAGGTCGACAAGGTCGCGGGCATCGAGGCGCGCGGCTTCATCCTCGGCGGCGCGGTGGCGCATCAGCTCTCGGCCGGCTTCGTGCCGATCCGCAAGAAGGGCAAGCTGCCGCACACCACGGTGCGGATCGCCTACTCGCTGGAATACGGCATCGACGAGATGGAGATGCATGCCGACGCCGTGCAGCCCGGCGAGCGCGTGATTCTGGTCGACGATCTGATCGCGACCGGCGGCACCGCGGAGGGTGCGGTGAAGCTGCTGCGCCAGATCGGCGCCAATGTGGTCGCGGCCTGCTTCATCATCGACCTGCCCGATCTCGGCGGCGCCGCCAAGCTGCGCGCGATGGACGTTCCGGTGCGCACGCTGATGGCGTTCGAGGGGCATTAGCTCTCTCTCTCCACGTCGTCCCTGCGAAAGCAGGGACCCATAACCACGAATGTCAGTCGTGGACAGGCTGTGGCCCCAGCCTTCGCCAAACATATAGCTGTGGTTATGGGTCCCGGCTCGCGCTTCGCTTGGCCGGGACGACAGTTATCCCCGCTGCAGCAGCATGCTCAGCTCGAGATCGCGGAACGTGGTGTAATTCCGCCGGATCCACTGATGCAGCTCGGTCGATGAGTCCCTCTCCTGGCGCAGATAGCCGGTGAAGGAGAAGGTCAGCCGGTCGATATAGGTCTTCAGGAACACCGGCAGCGCGCGGAAGCGCAGCACCCGGCTGGCGGTCATGACCGGCGGCAGCTCGCCGCGCACCACGAATTCATTGTCGATCACGATGAGTGCGTTCGGCGGGATCATGCCCTGCAGCGTCTGGTAGCCGTGCACCGAGGCGCGGTCGGTATCCGCCACATACAGGATCACAGGCGAGACGCGGCGGCGCAGCGCCTCCTTCATCAGCCCGATCTGGTCGACCATTTTGAAGAATTCGTCGAAGGCGTGGTAGCCGAGGTCGATCACCTTGGCGATGCCGTCATTGACGATGACGCGGTCCATCAGCTGCATCTTGCCGTAGGTGTCGATCACGTCGGCGGTTTCGGTGATCCGCGGCAGATAGTCGAGCAGCGACGGCTCCTTCAGATTGATGTCGTAGCAGACGACGTCGCCGTTCTTGAGCAGCAGGAATTCGCCGAGCAGCCGCGCGATCAGCGTCTTGCCGACCTGCGGGCGGGGCGAGCAGATGATGTAAACGGGCGTGGACGACATCGCCCGCTATATCAGGCCAAATTTTCGCCCAATCCAGCCCCATCGCCGCCCCCCGGCGCGATTTTTTTCGCTGCGCCAGCGCGACTCTTTCGCTGGCCCGGGCGGGACTTTTGGCCCCCCCTGCGCGCGCGACTATTTTTCGCCCTTGGCCGACTTGGCGCCGACCAGGTCGGTCAGCTTGATCCGGTCGAACTCGCTCCAGACATTGGCGAGCCAGTGCCGGACATAGCCGCGCAGCACGAAGGAGTAGTTCGCGGCGTCGTCGTTGATGCCCTTGTTGGCAACGAACTTCAGGAACGGAACCGAGGAGACCTCGACCTGCTCGTAGGCCATTTCGTTGAGCTTCGGGATGGTGAGGTCGACGGCGTCCTTGATGCGGTGGAAGTAGGAATTGTAGGTCGCCTGGTCCCACTGGAAGAACTGGGTGTCGTTGATGAAGTTCTTCACCAGGAAATATTTCGCGCCGCTCATGAAGTTGGCGGTCTCGGCGATTTCGTCCAGCGAAGCGATCGACGGGCCGAGGATGTGGAACACGGCGAAGGTGATCTGGCCGGAGCGCGCCGCGTCGAGGAAGCCGATATCGCGCAGCGAGGCCAGCGCGGGCGACAACAGGCCGGCGCGGACGTCGATCACGGTGACCGAGGAACCGGCGTTCAGCGTATCGAAGATCTTCATCTGGTCCGCGGTCGTCGTCATGTCGACGATCTCGGTGATGTCGGGATGGAAGCGCTTCAGCGTGCCGCGCGGCGACTCGGTGTCGAAGGCCCGGGTCTGCACGTTGTTGGCACTGAAATAGTCCAGGAGCGTCCGCGAGACGGTGGTCTTGCCGACCCCGCCCTTGTCAGCGCCCACCACGATCACAACCGGCTTTGCCATGGAAGTCCCTTAAAGCGCGCTCCCGACCGCGATGGCGATCGGCAAGTCCCCACACTGCTTTGGGCGCGAACATGGCAGAAACGAGGGAGAATTCAATTCCTTAAGGTGCCCACAGTGGGTTTGGTAGGGATTTCCTTAATGGACTGAGGAGCCTAGGGCACGATCAGCGGTGTCGGCCCCAAGGGCCCTGAAGTGGGCCTTGCAAAGGACCCAGCGGTCCCAATGGTCCCTGTGCGGGGCTGCTGCCCGGCAGCGGCGGCGGATTGTTCGGTTGTGCAGGCGGCGTGTCGCCCCAGGGGCCGTGAGTTGGGCCATGAGTGACAGGCGGAGGCTGGTCGCCCGCCGCGGACGGCTGGTCCTGCGTTCCCGTCGCGTCCGATGACTCATCCGGCAGCGCCAGCGGTCCGGGATCGTGGCCGCCGGCAAATTTCACCAGGGCATCGACCCGGGACTTCACCGACGGATGGGTGGCAAACAGGTCGGCAAAACCCTCGCGCGGATTGTCGACGCAGAGTTCCATCACCGCCGAGGTGGCGCCCGGCAACTCGCCGCGGTTCTCGATCTTGCGCAGCGCCGAGATCATCGCATCGGGATTCTTGGTCAGCTCGACCGATCCGGCATCGGCGAGGAATTCGCGCGATCGCGACAGCGCGAGCTTGACCACCTGCGACAGCAGCCAGGCCAGCATGATCAGCGCGACCGCGATGATGATGACAATGATCGCGCCGCCGCCCGAGCCCTTGCTGTCGCGGTCCGAAGAGGACGACGTCGATCGGGAGGATGACGATGACGACCAGCCACCTCCGCTGCCGCCGCTCCACGACAGATTTGTGAATAGGCGGAAGAACAATTCGCCGAAGAAGCCGACGACGCCGGCGATGATCACGGCGACCACCATCAGCTGCACGTCGCCGTTCTTGATATGGGTGAGCTCGTGGCCGAGCACGGCCTCGATCTCCTGATCATCAAGCGCTTTCAGAAGACCCGTGGTGACCGTGATGGCGTATTGCCGCGGGTTCAGTCCGGTCGCGAACGCGTTCAGCGCCGGACTGTCCATCACCTTCAGCTTCGGCATCGGGATGCCGCGCGAGATGCAGAGGTTTTCCAGCAGATTGTAGAGCCGCGGCTGCTGCTGCCGCGTCACGCTTTCGCCGCCGGTGACGGCGTCGATCATCTTCTGGTGGAAGAAATAGGCGATCACGATCCAGGCCACCGCCGCGATCGTCGCCCACGGGAAGGCCGAGACCAGATCGCGCGAGGCATGGGTCAGATAGTAATCGGCCGTGCGGCCGCTATCGATCATCACCTCCGCGACCAGCGCGCCGGCATAGACCAGCACGTAGATCAGCAGGAACAGGCCGGCGAGCAGCAGCATCGAACGAAACTTGTTCGATGCGATATGCGTGTAGAGACCATAGGCGGCCATGACGGAGCAGCCTCTCGCCGGCGCGCGTTGCGCCTCAGAACTTCACGCTCGGTGCCGCCTCGACCTCCGTGCGGCTGGCGCCGAGGTCGAAGAAATCCTTGCGGGTGAAGCCGAACATGCCGGCGAACAGTGCGGCCGGCATCTGCTGGATGCCGGTGTTGTATTCCTGGACCGCGTTGTTGAAGAAACGGCGACTGGCGGCGATCTTGTTCTCGAGATCGGAAAGCTCGGAGGCGAGCTGCTGGAAATTGGCGTTGGCCTTGAGGTCCGGATAGGCCTCGGACAGTGCGATCAGCCGGCCGAGCGCGCCGGAGAGCTGGTTCTCCGCCGCCGAGACCTGGGCCGGCCCCTGAGCCGAGATCGCCGAGTTGCGCGCCTTGATGACGTCGTCGAGCGTGCCGCGCTCATGTGCGGCATAGCCCTTCACGGTCTCGACCAGGTTCGGGATCAGGTCGTGGCGCTGCTTGAGCTGCACATCGATATCGGCAAAGGCCTGGCTGACGCGCTGGCCGAGCGCGACGAGGCGGTTGTAGGCGCCGAACGCAAACAGCACGAGAAGGACGATGACGCCGATAACGATCCAGCTTGTCGACATGACAGGGCAGCTCCTGATGGACGAGACGGCGGCACCGTAGCCCAAGATTGGGGCGCAGGGCAGCCCGCCGCGAAATGGTGGGCAATCGTTGGTCGGGATGGATACGAATTGGTTCAACATCGTCCGGTGAGGTCGATGTCGTCGTCCCGCTAATTCTACGTCGTCCCGGCCTAGTGCGCGATTGCGCACGGGGGCCGGGACCCATACGCCGCGGCCCGTGGAAAAGGCACAAGCGGCGTCGGCTTCGCTTCACAACCGGGGTCCCGGCCTTCGGCGGGACGACGCAAGTCGCTAAACCGCATCACCCCAGCGCCAGCGCCGGGCGCTTGCGTAATCGGCCTTGGCGCGGCGGGGTACTCTGGCGACGGCGACGCCCTCGGGCGTGCAGAGCTTGGCCGCAACCTCGACCTTGCCGACATCCGGCTGCGCCAGCACGCGCGATGGCCTTCTCTCAACGCGCGCGCGGCTCAGCGCGACATAGGCGAAGCGCTCGTCCTCGAACGGGGCATCGGCGCCCTTGACCTGCTTGTGCGCGCGTGAGCGTTGCAGGCGCTGCGAGAAATGGCACCAGTCTGGCGCCACCAGCGGGCAGCCGCCGTCATGTGGCAGGGGGCTGTGACATGCGCGCCGGTGGCGATCAAGCGTGCGCGGAGCGCGATGATCCGCGCATAGCCGGCAGGTGTGCCGGGTTCGACGACCAATAACGTATCGCCGGTTTTGGACCACAGCGCATCGGCCAGTGCCGCGCGCTCGGCCTCGCCGAGCTCGCCGATCATGTAACTGGCGACGACGAGATCGGCCGGGGCGGCCTTGTCCAGCAAAGCGCGGGCCTGACCGAGCTGGTAGCTGGCGTCGTGCAAACGAATGCTGCCGTGAAACAGCCCCTCGGCGAGTGTTCGCAACGCGCCGTTGGCGTCGAGCAGGGTGAAGCCCTTTAGCGACGTGAACGTCTCCGCCGCCGCCCAGGTCGCGGTCCCGGGGCCGGCGCCGACATCAAGCAGGCTCGCCGGCGCAAAATCCGGCCGGATCTCCGTCAGCGCATTGAGGCTCGCCACCACGGCCGCATAGGTCGCCGGCATCCGCGCCAGCGCGTAGGCCAGCGCATCGGTTTCGGTCCGGATCGTCCCGG
Protein-coding sequences here:
- a CDS encoding adenine phosphoribosyltransferase, which translates into the protein MTFDHDIKATVRTITDYPKKGILFRDITTLLADARAFRRAVDELVHPWAGAKVDKVAGIEARGFILGGAVAHQLSAGFVPIRKKGKLPHTTVRIAYSLEYGIDEMEMHADAVQPGERVILVDDLIATGGTAEGAVKLLRQIGANVVAACFIIDLPDLGGAAKLRAMDVPVRTLMAFEGH
- a CDS encoding M48 family metallopeptidase, whose protein sequence is MAAYGLYTHIASNKFRSMLLLAGLFLLIYVLVYAGALVAEVMIDSGRTADYYLTHASRDLVSAFPWATIAAVAWIVIAYFFHQKMIDAVTGGESVTRQQQPRLYNLLENLCISRGIPMPKLKVMDSPALNAFATGLNPRQYAITVTTGLLKALDDQEIEAVLGHELTHIKNGDVQLMVVAVIIAGVVGFFGELFFRLFTNLSWSGGSGGGWSSSSSSRSTSSSSDRDSKGSGGGAIIVIIIAVALIMLAWLLSQVVKLALSRSREFLADAGSVELTKNPDAMISALRKIENRGELPGATSAVMELCVDNPREGFADLFATHPSVKSRVDALVKFAGGHDPGPLALPDESSDATGTQDQPSAAGDQPPPVTHGPTHGPWGDTPPAQPNNPPPLPGSSPAQGPLGPLGPLQGPLQGPWGRHR
- a CDS encoding LemA family protein, with protein sequence MSTSWIVIGVIVLLVLFAFGAYNRLVALGQRVSQAFADIDVQLKQRHDLIPNLVETVKGYAAHERGTLDDVIKARNSAISAQGPAQVSAAENQLSGALGRLIALSEAYPDLKANANFQQLASELSDLENKIAASRRFFNNAVQEYNTGIQQMPAALFAGMFGFTRKDFFDLGASRTEVEAAPSVKF
- a CDS encoding small ribosomal subunit Rsm22 family protein — protein: MVAPDWCHFSQRLQRSRAHKQVKGADAPFEDERFAYVALSRARVERRPSRVLAQPDVGKVEVAAKLCTPEGVAVARVPRRAKADYASARRWRWGDAV
- a CDS encoding small ribosomal subunit Rsm22 family protein, with product MTSPDLPAELRAALNTRLEGRSRSDAAGRAAVISQTYREGGGSGTIRTETDALAYALARMPATYAAVVASLNALTEIRPDFAPASLLDVGAGPGTATWAAAETFTSLKGFTLLDANGALRTLAEGLFHGSIRLHDASYQLGQARALLDKAAPADLVVASYMIGELGEAERAALADALWSKTGDTLLVVEPGTPAGYARIIALRARLIATGAHVTAPCHMTAAARWWRQTGAISRSACNAHARTSRSRAPMPRSRTSASPMSR